A single genomic interval of Spirosoma taeanense harbors:
- a CDS encoding response regulator, with amino-acid sequence MVDVLYVEDNANDADIFNRLMRKLNRPISFTILTTGSEAVEYLTGQGRYENQPTALPKLLLLDLNLTGLSGVEVMEHIRSNERTRFIPIVAFSTSDSPTDIRSAYEAGVNAYVVKPGSYPATGLLLSRLYDFWLQDNTRTHYR; translated from the coding sequence ATGGTTGACGTTCTTTACGTAGAAGATAATGCTAATGACGCAGATATCTTTAACCGCCTGATGCGGAAACTGAACCGTCCGATTAGCTTTACCATACTGACTACCGGCTCAGAAGCCGTTGAGTATCTTACGGGTCAGGGCCGGTACGAGAACCAGCCGACTGCGTTGCCCAAACTGCTGCTGCTCGACCTGAATCTAACCGGATTGAGCGGTGTAGAGGTAATGGAACACATTCGGTCGAACGAGCGCACCCGATTCATTCCCATTGTTGCGTTCAGCACCTCCGACAGCCCAACCGATATACGTTCGGCTTACGAAGCGGGGGTCAATGCCTATGTGGTTAAACCGGGCAGCTATCCGGCCACCGGCCTGCTCCTCAGCCGACTGTATGATTTCTGGCTGCAGGATAACACCCGAACCCATTACCGATGA
- a CDS encoding biliverdin-producing heme oxygenase: MSTLLERLRQETRPLHEQTEQLLYAEALRAGTLTAPEYVHLLRIHLAFHRALEQAIDRYPIFFRDYEAVNRRKAPWLESDLTYLSEAHPPGLPELFADWSPAELLGAAYVGEGSMLGGTVVWKLLQQNPALQPLLTPARFYQGYGPATGRYWRDFGLFLTQQAVAEPDEVVSGAQRAFKAYQVLFWATQFSAGPD; encoded by the coding sequence ATGAGCACTTTGTTAGAACGGCTGCGGCAGGAAACCCGCCCGCTGCATGAGCAAACCGAACAGCTCCTTTATGCAGAAGCTCTGCGAGCCGGTACGTTGACAGCACCGGAATACGTCCATCTGCTGCGCATTCACCTGGCGTTCCATCGGGCGCTGGAACAGGCCATTGACCGTTACCCGATTTTTTTCCGGGATTACGAAGCCGTGAACCGCCGGAAAGCGCCCTGGCTGGAGTCCGACCTGACTTATCTGAGCGAAGCACATCCGCCCGGTTTACCTGAATTATTTGCAGACTGGTCGCCTGCTGAACTGCTGGGCGCGGCTTACGTAGGTGAAGGGTCCATGCTGGGCGGCACCGTCGTCTGGAAGCTACTACAGCAGAACCCGGCTTTACAGCCGCTGTTAACGCCAGCCCGCTTTTACCAGGGCTACGGCCCTGCCACGGGCCGCTACTGGCGGGATTTTGGTCTTTTTTTAACGCAGCAGGCCGTTGCGGAGCCCGACGAAGTGGTGTCCGGCGCTCAGCGGGCGTTCAAGGCCTATCAGGTACTCTTCTGGGCTACGCAGTTTTCAGCCGGGCCTGACTGA